A portion of the Malassezia japonica chromosome 3, complete sequence genome contains these proteins:
- the NOP15 gene encoding nucleolar protein (BUSCO:EOG09264T8I; EggNog:ENOG503P21Q; COG:A) yields MVRDASMKRKATPAAATPPATATGKKVRVAAPVKKVVKAEKAPVADKPKAAKEAPAKAKEAPAKAKVAKAPATTKTPIKAPVKKVKEVVKAPKAVPATKSAKATQAAQPKATEATQPKAATAAPKLKSALAKGGAKPSKVLRIHEVPASTDADIAKKMRATAADEDEDEDETLEGFPDEDDEIDSEEEDEEDDALATRALPTSGEVMRLPSSRDDAVVRQRLEQAKRRHAQSAEKEDTGIVYVGRLPHGFFEDQLKAYFSQFGDIRRLRLSRNKKTGHSKHYGFVEFLSKEVAEIVVETMNNYLLDGHLLQMALIPNDQVDPNLWIGANRKFRKVPTDRVERVRRSRPRTEEERQRVNSKLLQRQTKRRAQLKSAGIDYDFPGYQA; encoded by the coding sequence atggtgcgcgacgcaagcatgaagcgcaaggcgacCCCTGCCGCTGCTACCCCGCCTGCGACTGCAACGGGAAAGAAGGTGCGTGTGGCCGCGCCTGTCAAGAAGGTCGTCAAGGCCGAAAAAGCGCCCGTCGCCGACAAGCCCAAGGCGGCCAaggaggcgccggccaaggccaaggaggcgccggccaaggccaaggtcgccaaggcgccTGCCACGACCAAGACCCCGATCAAGGCGCCGGTGAAGAAAGTGAAGGAGGTCGTCAAAGCTCCGAAGGCCGTTCCTGCGACCAAGTCGGCCAAGGCGACccaggccgcgcagcccaAGGCCACCGAGGCCACGCAGCCCAAGGCTgccacggccgcgcccAAGCTCAAGAGCGCGCTGGCCAAGGGCGGTGCCAAGCCCAGCAAGGTACTGCGTATCCACGAGGTGCCCGCCTCGACGGACGCCGACATTGCCAAAAAGATGCGTGCGAccgctgccgacgaggacgaggacgaggacgagacgctcgagggcTTCCCCgatgaggacgacgagatcgactcagaggaggaggacgaggaggacgatgCTTTggcgacgcgtgcgctgcccaCGTCCGGTGAGGTGATGCGCCTCCCCAGCAGCCGTGATGATGCGGtggtgcgccagcgcctcgagcaggccaagcgccgccacGCGCAGAGCGCCGAGAAAGAGGACACCGGCATTGTGTACGTCGGCCGTCTCCCCCACGGCTTCTTTGAAGACCAGCTCAAGGCGTACTTTTCGCAGTTTGGCGATAtccgccgcctgcgtctGTCGCGCAACAAAAAGACGGGCCACTCGAAGCACTATGGCTTTGTCGAGTTCCTGAGCAAGGAGGTTGCCGAGATTGTCGTCGAGACGATGAACAACTACTTGCTGGACGGCCACCTGCTGCAGATGGCCCTGATCCCCAACGACCAGGTCGACCCCAACCTGTGGATCGGCGCCAACCGCAAGTTCCGCAAGGTGCCGACGGACCGCGTggagcgtgtgcgccgctcgcgcccccgcaccgaggaggagcgccagcgcgtgAATAGCAAGCTGCTCCAACGCCAGACCAAGCGGCGTGCACAGCTAAAGAGTGCGGGGATCGACTACGACTTCCCAGGATACCAAGCGTGA
- a CDS encoding type II protein arginine methyltransferase (COG:D; EggNog:ENOG503NVXA; BUSCO:EOG09260SAH), which translates to MPSEARAPDAADVPHVPVALFVATGALQRPAVPAPALATVQEEEEEAPPTTRSTPVEKCRAQALGDGYDGIVMELANAQWHERWDRLCLIPQDADTSTDTLPRSSSRATLAPAALRRSESRVRCEADQWRAHPHFQRAELNVTRASETKDLTVVLSQWLELDSSDEGVRLDAELALRQEMAYAAYLGVAHVVVPAPSSDPARRKYLADYARAIRTCLSGIAGDVPAAGATMRVSVRLPVSSPHILTTMLMRQATRTPSGAPAMPAAAYLRTNDNWAWETWETIQTLCQYHPRLHVALDLSMPLPPTTSMVRWSAEPVSLMWLPSTSFLANAKGYPVLSKSAQRLVRQLLPRTPLVVLSETHTPPPQHTNGGPGAYLQYIRHLVRTSPPPNAMERYARGYGDHLQAPLQPMADDLGASTYDVFESDPVKYALYEEALFQALVQHGAPGAVTRVWVVGAGQGALVGRTFAAAERASRSVHVTALEKNPGACISLCDRQLNEWGTDRVAVVQGDMRTLPVPDSEAERVDIVVSELLGSFADNELAPECLDGAMRFLKPNGISIPSAYVPYITPIAAAKLHATIASAQLAQAHSPSGIGMGTSVAAPTFDSPYVVHLQSINMLAQDGSEKKIQPCWRFEHGPMSASGLVLTPSGLPETNNHNMRTSVHTFTVPHAGVCHGLAGYFEAHLFGNVVLSIYPDPERASTDMVSWFPMYFPFREPLYLPANSELEVHLWRLTDERRVWYEWSAETFLVLDAKERSPAPDVSLAPAPVMQGAAFSNAAHTPMMPSGSTFLAPPDQSASGLGLHTGMSSEPDTSFVPHDTELPPRTRIKTGQSALMNSGAVGSSLLIST; encoded by the exons ATGCCGAgcgaagcgcgagcgccggaCGCGGCTGATGTGCCGCACGTCCCTGTCGCGTTGTTTGTTGCGACAGGCGCCTTGCAGCGCCCGGCTGTACCTGCGCCGGCCCTAGCTACGGTCcaggaagaggaagaggaagcTCCGCCTACGACGCGGTCCACGCCGGTGGAAAAGTGCCGTGCCCAGGCCCTTGGCGACGGGTACGACGGGATTGTAATGGAGCTCGCCAACGCGCAATGGCACGAGCGCTGGGACCGACTGTGCCTGATTCCGCAGGACGCCGACACGTCAACAGACACGCTCCCCcgcagctcgagccgcgcgacgctcgcgccagccgcgctgcggcgcagcgagtcgcgcgtgcggtgcgAGGCGGACCAGTGGCGCGCGCACCCGCACTTTCAGCGTGCAGAGCTGAACGTGACAAGGGCGAGCGAGACCAAGGACCTCACCGTGGTCCTGAGCCAGTGGCTCGAACTCGACTCCTCCGACGAAGgcgtgcgcctcgatgcggagcttgcgctgcgccaggagATGGCGTACGCGGCGTACCTCGGTGTAGCGCACGTCGTGGTccctgcgccgagcagcgaTCCGGCCCGCCGCAAGTACCTTGCCGACTATGCGCGGGCGATCCGCACCTGCTTGAGCGGCATTGCCGGCGACGTtccggcggccggcgcgacgatgcgcgtgTCGGTGCGCCTCCCGGTGAGCTCGCCGCACATCCTCACGACGATGCTCATGCGCCAGgcgacacgcacgccgagcggcgcgccggcgatgcccgccgcggcctaTCTGCGCACCAACGACAACTGGGCATGGGAGACGTGGGAGACGATCCAGACGCTCTGCCAGTACCACCCCCggctgcacgtcgcgcttgATCTGTCGATGCCGCTGCCCCCGACGACTTCCATggtgcgctggagcgccgagccggtGTCGCTCATGTGGCTCCCTTCGACGTCGTTCCTTGCGAATGCCAAAGGCTATCCAGTGCTGTCCAagtcggcgcagcggcttgtgcgccagctgctgccacgcacgccgctcgtggTCCTCAGCGAGACGCACACACCCCCGCCGCAGCACACCAACGGCGGGCCAGGGGCGTATCTGCAGTACATCCGGCACCTCGtccgcacgtcgccgccgccgaatGCAATGGAGCGCTACGCGCGCGGCTACGGCGACCATCtccaggcgccgctgcagccgATGGCCGACGatctcggcgcgtcgacgtaTGACGTGTTCGAGAGTGACCCGGTCAAGTATGCCCTGtacgaagaggcgctcttccaggcgctcgtgcagcacggcgcgcccggcgccgtgacgcgcgtgtgggtcgtcggcgcgggccaaggcgcgctgGTCGGCCGCACGTtcgctgccgccgagcgggcgtcgcgctcggtgcaCGTCACGGCGCTGGAAAAGAACCCCGGCGCGTGCATCTCGCTGTGCGACCGCCAGCTGAACGAGTGGGGCACGGACCGTGTTGCGGTCGTCCAGGGCGACATGCGCACGCTTCCGGTGCCAGACAGCGAGGCAGAGCGTGTGGATATCGTCGtgagcgagctgctgggCAGCTTTGCCGATAATGAGCTCGCTCCGGAATGCCTCGACGGTGCGATGCGCTTTTTGAAAC CCAACGGCATCTCGATTCCCAGCGCCTATGTCCCGTACATTacgccgatcgccgcggccaagcTGCATGCGACGATCGCAAGTGCGCAGCTGGCCCAAGCACACTCTCCTTCTGGCATCGGTATGGgcacgagcgtcgcggcgccgacgttTGACTCGCCGTACGTCGTGCATCTGCAGTCGATCAACATGCTGGCCCAGGACGGCTCGGAGAAAAAGATCCAGCCGTGCTGGCGCTTTGAACACGGCCCGATGAGCGCCAGTGGCCTCGTCCTCACGCCAAGCGGCCTGCCCGAGACCAACAACCACAACATGCGCACGTCTGTGCACACCTTTACGGTCCCCCACGCCGGCGTGTGCCACGGCCTCGCAGGCTACTTTGAGGCGCACCTCTTTGGAAACGTCGTCCTGAGCATCTACCCCGATCCGGAGCGCGCAAGCACGGATATGGTGAGCTGGTTCCCGATGTACTTTCCGTTCCGCGAGCCGCTCTACCTCCCGGCAAAcagcgagctcgaggtgcaccTGTGGCGCCTCacggacgagcgccgcgtgtgGTACGAATGGAGCGCCGAGACGTTCTTGGTCCTCGACGCAAAGGAGcggtcgcctgcgccggacgtGTCGctggcgcctgcgccggtgATGCAGGGCGCGGCGTTTAGCAACGCCGCACACACGCCCATGATGCCTTCTGGCTCGACGttcctcgcgccgccggaccagagcgcctcgggcctcggcctgcacaCCGGTATGTCGTCCGAGCCGGACACGTCGTTCGTGCCCCACGATAccgagctgccgccgcgcacgcgcatcAAGACGGGCCAGTCGGCCCTGATGAACTCGGGCGCGGTGGGGTCCTCCTTGCTCATCAGTACATAG
- a CDS encoding uncharacterized protein (EggNog:ENOG503P7DG; COG:S), with translation MNLDELKRAAQERAAAQREELARKMKERADERSAAEAEAQRRQKERAEWLARERAKTQDKAAQVRKDAEAQRHAKRAAAAAAAQKAAVDKAKGREQRPRTPAFEKAKADAALKRAQLARPSGDAALTREEKRQKRLAKELGVPFKRQSTPKAAPSASRAPSAGPSEPPRRKTAREAFLEQEARRKRAAPSDDEYDTASDEESDQDTYSAMRDEIWTLFGKKRQQYLSRDVDSDDDMEAGASDVLNEEQRSALYARREDEREEQALLEAKRRKLQKQP, from the coding sequence ATGAACCTGGATGAGCTgaagcgcgctgcgcaggagcgtgcggcggcgcagcgcgaggagcttgcgcgCAAGATGAAAGAGCGCGCTGACGAGCGCAGtgctgccgaggccgaggcgcagcggcggcaaAAAGAGCGGGCCGAgtggctcgcgcgcgagcgtgccaagACGCAGGACAAGGCGGCCCAGGTGCGGAaggatgccgaggcgcagcgccacgccaagcgtgcggccgcggcggccgcggcgcaaaAAGCGGCGGTTGACAAGGCAAAAGggcgcgagcagcggccACGTACGCCGGCCTTTGAGAAAGCCaaggccgacgcggcgctcaagcgcgcgcagctcgcgcgcccttccggcgatgcggcgctcacGCGCGAAGAAAAGCGGCAAAAGCGTCTCGCAAAAGAGCTCGGTGTGCCGTTCAAGCGGCAGAGCACTCCcaaggccgcgccgagcgcgtctcgggcgccgagcgccggccccagcgagccgccgcgccgcaagaCGGCGCGTGAGGCGTTCCTCGAgcaagaggcgcggcgcaagcgcgctgcgccgagcgacgacgagtacgACACGGCGTCGGACGAGGAGAGCGACCAAGATACCTATTCCGCGATGCGGGACGAGATATGGACCCTCTTTGGCAAAAAGCGGCAGCAGTACCTGTCGCGTGATGTggacagcgacgacgaTATGGAAGCTGGCGCATCGGACGTGCTCAACGAGGAacagcgcagcgcgctgtACGCGCGCCGTGAGGACGAACGCGaagagcaggcgctgctcgaggcaaAGCGCCGCAAGTTGCAGAAGCAGCCTTAG
- the NAT5 gene encoding N-terminal methionine N(alpha)-acetyltransferase NatE (EggNog:ENOG503P5NM; COG:S), which yields MPDHPLPPAAYAERAKPADVAPVRRAVASRSAIAMADLTPNNVGQLRMLNTKLFPIPYSNQVYEQVLEEDMRPVCKLGLFNDIPVGNVCCRVEDGRDSAHCKVYIMTLGVLAPYRRLGVASALLQQVLDHAAPGMQFAGRRVEAVYLHVQVGNESARAFYEKAGFAVVGTVENYYHKLEQSSAWVLEKKE from the coding sequence ATGCCAGACCATCCCCTTCCTCcggcggcgtacgccgagcgcgcgaaGCCCGCGGACGTAGcgcctgtgcgccgcgccgtggcgtcgcgcagcgcaattGCTATGGCGGACCTCACGCCGAACAACGTGGggcagctgcgcatgctCAACACAAAACTCTTTCCAATTCCCTACTCGAACCAGGTCTACGagcaggtgctcgaggaggacaTGCGCCCGGTGTGCAAGCTCGGCCTCTTTAACGATATCCCGGTGGGCAACGTGTGCTGCCGTGTAGAAGACGGCAGGGACAGCGCGCACTGCAAGGTGTACATCATGACACTTGGCGTCCTCGCGCCGTACCGCCGCCTGggcgtcgcctcggcgctcctccagcaggtgctcgaccatgccgcgccgggcatgCAGTTTGcggggcgccgcgtcgaggccgtcTACCTGCATGTGCAGGTCGGCAATgagagcgcgcgcgcgttcTACGAAAAGGCAGGCTTTGCCGTGGTCGGCACGGTAGAAAACTACTACCACAAGCTCGAGcagtcgagcgcgtgggtGCTCGAAAAGAAGGAATAG
- the ARP3 gene encoding Arp2/3 complex subunit, actin nucleation center (COG:Z; EggNog:ENOG503NW63), whose protein sequence is MSRSNVIVLDNGTGYTKMGFAGNSEPSFVFPTAIATPSSSGKSTGARPAVPTKPGGLTNSSLASKRGIEDLDFHIGYEAYANSKTYQVDQPIRHGIVENWDHMERFWEQCIFKYLRAEPEDNYFMLTEPPLNPPENREATAEIMFESFNIKGLYIAVQAVLALAASWTSNKVNDRTLTGTVIDSGDGVTHVIPVAEGYVIGSAIKHIPLAGRDITYFVQQLLRERGESANIPAEDSRRVAEKIKEDYSYVCQDIVREFRRFDEDPYKYFARYDGEHSVTGRNYSVDIGYERFLAPEIFFNPEIASSDFLTPLPEVVDTVIQQSPIDVRRGLYKNIVLSGGSTMFQHFGQRLKKDLNSIVQERLHASEAAGGNLARSSGLDVNVISHKMQRYAVWYGGSLLGSLPDFYSFCYDKKDYEEHGPSIVRKFSVFGGV, encoded by the exons ATGTCGCGCTCGAACGTGATTGTGCT TGACAATGGCACAGGATACACCAAGATGGGCTTTGCCGGTAACTCGGAGCCGTCGTTCGTATTTCCGACGGCGATCGCTACGCCTTCGTCGAGCGGAAAGAGCaccggcgcacgtccggcGGTGCCGACCAAGCCCGGCGGCCTAACGAACTCGTCGCTGGCCTCGAAGCGCGGCATCGAGGATCTCGACTTCCACATCGGCTACGAAGCGTATGCCAACAGCAAGACGTACCAGGTCGACCAGCCGATCCGGCACGGCATCGTCGAGAACTGGGACCACATGGAGCGCTTCTGGGAGCAGTGCATCTTCAAGTACCTGCGCGCTGAGCCGGAGGACAACTACTTTATGCTCACTGAGCCCCCGCTGAATCCCCCGGAGAACCGTGAGGCGACGGCCGAGATCATGTTTGAGTCGTTCAACATCAAGGGTCTGTACATTGCGGTgcaggccgtgctcgccctcgccgcgagctggacCAGCAACAAGGTGAACGATCGCACGCTCACAGGTACGGTGATCGACAGCGGTGATGGTGTCACACACGTCATTCCCGTGGCCGAAGGATACGTGATTGGCAGTGCGATCAAGCACATTCCTctcgccggccgcgacATCACCTACTttgtgcagcagctcctgcgtgagcgcggcgagtcgGCCAACATTCCGGCCGAGGACAGCCGCCGTGTCGCGGAAAAGATCAAGGAGGACTACAGCTACGTGTGCCAAGACATTGTGCGCGAGTTCCGCCGCTTTGACGAGGACCCGTACAAGTACTTTGCACGGTACGACGGCGAGCACTCGGTCACCGGCCGCAACTACTCGGTGGACATCGGCTACGAGCGCTTCCTCGCGCCAGAGATCTTTTTCAACCCGGAAATTGCCTCGTCGGACTTCCTCACGCCGCTCCCCGAAGTGGTCGACACGGTGATCCAACAGAGCCCGATCGATGTGCGCCGTGGGCTGTACAAAAACATTGTCCTGTCGGGTGGCTCGACCATGTTCCAGCACTTTGGCCAGCGCCTCAAAAAGGACCTCAACTCGATCgtgcaggagcgcctgcacgcctcggaggcggccggcggcaacctcgcgcgctcgtcgggcCTCGATGTGAATGTCATCTCGCACAAGATGCAGCGCTATGCCGTCTGGTACGGTGGCTCGCTCCTCGGGTCGCTGCCCGACTTTTACTCGTTCTGCTATGACAAGAAGGATTACGAGGAGCATGGGCCGAGCATCGTTCGCAAGTTTAGCGTGTTTGGCGGCGTGTAG